In Gossypium arboreum isolate Shixiya-1 chromosome 5, ASM2569848v2, whole genome shotgun sequence, a single genomic region encodes these proteins:
- the LOC108449977 gene encoding plant UBX domain-containing protein 4-like — MASRDKKPAKPSSSRAGGIRTLSDLNRPSGPDSDSDSDDPQEYYTGGEKSGMLVQDPSKKNDVDEIFNQARQLGAVEGPLEHPRPSSSTSFTGTGRLLSGETVPSAPQQPDSIIHNIVFWTNGFTVDDGPLRRLDDPENAAFLESIRKSECPKELEPADRRSSVHVNLIKRDEKCPEPEKKRQVAFQGVGRTLGSSSTSAAPEPTTGSSPLNTAPNPSPGLVVNESLPSTSVQLRLADGTRMVTRFNLHHTVDDIRSFINASRPGGATNYQLQIMGFPPKLLTDPTQTIEQAGLANSVVIQKF; from the exons ATGGCCTCACGTGACAAGAAACCTGCGAAGCCGTCGAGCAGCCGCGCCGGTGGAATACGCACGCTCTCGGATCTGAACCGGCCCTCTGGACCCGATTCCGACAGCGATTCCGATGATCCCCAGGAGTACTACACTGGAGGCGAGAAAAG TGGCATGCTTGTTCAAGATCCTTCAAAGAAAAATGATGTAGATGAAATTTTCAATCAAGCTAGGCAACTGGGAGCTGTAGAAGGTCCTCTCGAGCATCCTCGTCCATCAAGTTCAACAAGTTTTACTGGAACCGGTAGATTACTCTCAGGGGAAACTGTTCCTTCTGCACCTCAGCAGCCTGATTCCATTATTCACAACATAGTTTTCTGGACCAACGGTTTCACCGTGGATGATGGCCCTCTGAGGAGGTTGGATGATCCTGAAAATGCAGCATTTTTAGAG AGCATCAGAAAGTCTGAGTGTCCTAAAGAGCTTGAGCCTGCTGATAGAAGGTCTTCTGTCCATGTCAATCTGATAAAGAGGGACGAGAAATGCCCT GAACCAGAGAAGAAACGCCAAGTAGCATTTCAAGGTGTAGGAAGAACTCTCGGTAGCAGCAGTACTTCGGCAGCTCCTGAACCAACTACCGGTTCCAGTCCTCTCAACACAGCTCCGAACCCTTCACCTGGCTTGGTTGTAAATGAAAGTTTACCATCGACCTCAGTTCAACTTAGGTTGGCTGATGGGACTCGCATGGTAACCCGCTTCAATCTCCACCACACGGTTGATGACATCCGTTCCTTCATCAATGCATCTAGACCTGGGGGTGCAACAAACTATCAGTTGCAGATAATGGGTTTCCCTCCTAAACTTCTTACTGATCCAACCCAAACCATAGAGCAGGCAGGCCTTGCCAATTCTGTGGTAATCCAGAAGTTCTAG